The DNA sequence GCATGACCAGAATCGGGATTTGAGTATCCTGAGACAGTAGATCGATGTACGAACCTAAGCTCTTTTGTGCGGTTCGATCCTGCATCCAAAGCAACCGGTAGGAAATGATCAGGTCAGGAGCTAGTTGCTGAATTCTGGACTTTAACTGTGGCCAAGGAGCAAAATCCGATTGCGTCCAGCAAGTCATTTGATAGTTGCTCGGGTGTAGAGAAGGGAGCAAATACGCTTGAAGATCATTGAGAAACTGGGCCGATTGCTCGGGATTTAGGTCGACAATGACCAGTATGTGTTTCGGTTTGATTTCCTCGTACTCGTAGGGGGTTCGCAACGCTCTACGAAATACCGATTCGAAAGCACCTAGATCTGACATAAGCCCGGAGATTGGTCTATGTGGACAATATGAGTGATTAGACCAAATCTACCAAAATTCCACCATACCTAAAGGAAAGGCTGTAGAAACTAAGTCCTCGTGTGGATTGAGATTCCTTAAAAAAAGAATGTCTCAAGACTTTGGGTCATCTGCTTTTTGCCGACGATCATCGATAATGTCCAAGAGCTGATCTGCTGCTTGTTTACTCCGCACCTTGGAAATAGTATGCTCGATAATGCCTGCACCATCAATGATGAAGGTGGACCGATAAACCCCGGTATGCAGTTTCCCAAATGCCATCCTTTGGCCATAAGCGCCCAATGCCTTGATCAGTTTCATCTCCGGATCGGCCACCAGATTGAAATTCAACAGGAGCTTGGAAGCGGTTTTGGCTTGAGATTCTTGGGTATCTGGGCTGAGGCCTACCACATCGTAGCCATTGACAAAAATGTCGGGATAGTAATTGCGCAGTTCGCAAATTTCGGTTTTACAGAGATGGGTTTTATTCTCCCTGTAAACGAATAGGATGAACGGTCTACCACGCATGGTTTCGATGGAAAAAGGTCTTCCCTCGTCGTCCATGAGTTCGATGTCCGGAATCGG is a window from the Pontibacter sp. G13 genome containing:
- a CDS encoding peroxiredoxin, which produces MNPDDSLLQPGQPIPDIELMDDEGRPFSIETMRGRPFILFVYRENKTHLCKTEICELRNYYPDIFVNGYDVVGLSPDTQESQAKTASKLLLNFNLVADPEMKLIKALGAYGQRMAFGKLHTGVYRSTFIIDGAGIIEHTISKVRSKQAADQLLDIIDDRRQKADDPKS